A region from the Acanthopagrus latus isolate v.2019 chromosome 8, fAcaLat1.1, whole genome shotgun sequence genome encodes:
- the LOC119023752 gene encoding serine/threonine-protein kinase WNK1-like isoform X3 translates to MSEKPDDKMVKFLAPPQKSGNGPSSGSDSMVSDCRPTEVRRRHHTMERDRCNPEHRFLRRSVISDSNATALALPLPSKIPIPAPQRVQPREVAPQRQQAAVGAHLPRAEPSLAKHEEPAQRRGSEDEEGRDIEIAKVDVVPSEQEPVSVQDICDGEVVVAAHSAPCLGTELPSQTEPESTTEVKVNHEEEGEEEDKDSAKARAEAEQREAEKKVQEDIEEAETKAVGTSPDGRFLKFDIEIGRGSFKTVYKGLDTETTVEVAWCELQDRKLSKTERQRFKEEAGMLKGLQHPNIVRFYDSWEGPSKGRKCIVLVTELMTSGTLKTYLKRFKVMKIKVLRSWCRQILKGLHFLHTRAPPIIHRDLKCDNIFITGPTGSVKIGDLGLATLKRASFAKSVIGTPEFMAPEMYEEKYDESVDVYAFGMCMLEMATSEYPYSECQNAAQIYRRVTSGVKPGSFDKVAIPEVKEIIEGCIRQNKDERYSIKDLLNHAFFQEDTGVRVELAEEDDGEMVAIKLWLRIEDVKKLKGKYKDNEAIEFSFDLNKDVPEDVAQEMVESGYVCDGDHKTIAKAIKDRVSLISRKRAQRQQVREDQEKRRIEEEQQSLLLQAQQQGQQPGTEMPQSQPVRQPASYVPSQPTQHSTQISAQTPSQQSLQSSNYSTSQSVQLTGMPQGVPFVPHSTGQLPGSVQGQSVAPIQPESEEPETDQHQQIQHGGGAVHMGDRPPASSIHPETQPPQSGISYSSPSGQHVQPQVSCPQTQNDQTQQQQQLSVIQPQMQGVQPEVVPVAPGSQPVPGAPPQYGVYYQPSLPPQIPTQQVMIPPSSQSSSPQQQQQPESSSTLQISSLPQTQQLQAPVSVPQSAPVEQPAGSTALVPPSVESCLSDAASGLSDGNDGSSTSGGRHEGRSLKRHQRRSVRSRSRHEKTARAKLNVLSISNVGDRVAECQLETHNRKMVTFKFDLDGDNPEEIAQIMVQSEFILESERESFIEQIREVIEMADEKGEGMKEGFPQISDHPQQPELSVPMMPGISPSTAAQVVHSAGRRFIVSPVPESRLREQFFGAPSANTSFGDESAPGPMTLGLSLSAPTGMLQQAFSKMREARIERSNTLDPPAVEQEPGPVQSSEAGIGPNSNLAPPEVSTTGTSFPAVPLSSTATSSPPASTGRVSPPPISAQSQTTAPVTSDQSPAPQSSHDAGPSQHPPAAVIPPSSSTISPPSVQTSVPAVTGPQSSVAIVTPSSTGTVPATEQQPFNSAVSSSQPMSSSIHATQHNTSQPVTISSQPPPPASLPSQSQVQPQPVESEGADLQTKTAGRDDIQALDKKLRSLFKDQSTTSSSSMDPSQNTGTSSPPAGTASPPPGAAMVPPSNLPLSSGVQGVLGPTTTPGQGITPAGHAQTPPTKPRAQTLPTGFDQAATPPSDLVPPFPGPNQSQQPLGNLDAELRRALSPETVQGGNRVQPPAAGFTLGRFQVSVASDGTSSSIPGPASIVSSSSMTPSSSSTSSSSSSSSSSSSSSPSSPENTLHRSSNLAKGVCEFDALPAGPASQSTTIGRFQVSTSTNATSGPTTGSKVGRFSVTVTPAPAAGPSPSPGSGIQNGPSSSNSEPHNTHTHYSSDNDDDSEAEDEALQKEISRLREKHMLEIQALQSRQKEEIEGLFTRMGKPPPPSVCSPAVAMAGGRRRRKSHRSARSSGQPSPVHSGSPASAQSVHGSESSPKQSPPSATETSQAANRSSIQQLRSSPSMPSLSSCSTGSSVTGSINGSGNCQNHSASLNQATGPTPPASHTQKGKGTFTDDLHQLVDNWARDAISLSQCKRGPKTGTQAAVGHDIIPPTNMGRKFSAPGYLCPSLPTPSSATSTTSTHLPNPANPSVPLGPRKGSLGPVAPGFGYTSAPYSAPQWAGPTGTCQVGIQYQPPTTASVSMHQGYHLGTTQAPQTSVNPGGSNLRPT, encoded by the exons ATGTCGGAAAAGCCAGACGACAAAATGGTGAAGTTCCTGGCTCCCCCTCAGAAGAGTGGAAATGGCCCCAGTTCTGGTTCAGATTCGATGGTGAGTGACTGTCGGCCAACCGAAGTGAGACGCCGGCATCACACAATGGAGCGTGATCGCTGTAACCCCGAACACCGCTTCCTACGCCGCAGTGTCATCAGTGATTCAAATGCTACGGCATTGGCCCTCCCTTTACCCAGCAAAATCCCGATCCCTGCACCTCAACGGGTTCAGCCACGTGAAGTGGCACCCCAGCGGCAACAGGCTGCCGTGGGTGCCCATTTGCCAAGGGCTGAACCAAGTTTAGCTAAACATGAGGAGCCTGCTCAAAGACGAGGTAGTGAAGACGAAGAAGGAAGAGATATAGAAATAGCCAAGGTGGATGTAGTGCCTTCAGAGCAAGAGCCTGTCAGCGTACAAGATATCTGTGATGGAGAGGTGGTGGTAGCAGCCCACTCCGCACCATGTTTAGGAACAGAATTGCCAAGTCAAACAGAACCTGAAAGCACCACCGAGGTTAAGGTGAATCatgaagaagagggggaggaagaagatAAGGACTCTGCCAAGGCACGggcagaagcagagcagagagaagcgGAGAAAAAAGTGCAGGAGGACATCGAAGAGGCAGAGACCAAAGCAGTGGGAACATCACCGGATGGGCGTTTCCTGAAGTTCGATATAGAAATTGGACGTGGCTCCTTCAAGACTGTCTACAAAGGCTTGGACACTGAGACCACAGTGGAGGTGGCTTGGTGCGAGCTGCAG GATCGTAAGCTGTCAAAGACGGAGAGGCAGCGCTTTAAGGAGGAAGCAGGGATGTTAAAAGGACTACAGCATCCCAACATTGTCCGCTTTTATGACTCCTGGGAGGGACCATCCAAAGGCAGGAAGTGCATTGTACTGGTCACTGAACTCATGACTTCTGGCACACTCAAAAC ATATCTGAAGCGGTTCAAGGTGATGAAAATTAAAGTACTGCGGAGCTGGTGTAGACAGATCCTCAAGGGACTCCACTTCCTTCATACTCGGGCTCCCCCCATCATCCACAGGGACCTTAAGTGCgacaacattttcatcactgGCCCAACTGGATCTGTCAAGATCGGAGACTTGGGGCTGGCCACACTGAAGCGTGCGTCATTTGCCAAGAGTGTTATAG GTACCCCTGAGTTCATGGCGCCTGAGATGTATGAGGAGAAGTACGACGAGTCAGTGGATGTGTATGCCTTTGGAATGTGCATGCTGGAGATGGCCACCTCAGAGTACCCTTACTCAGAGTGCCAGAATGCTGCACAGATCTACCGCAGAGTTACCAGC gGGGTGAAGCCGGGCAGCTTCGACAAGGTGGCCATTCCAGAAGTGAAGGAGATCATCGAGGGATGTATTCGCCAGAACAAGGACGAGAG GTACTCAATCAAGGACCTTCTGAACCATGCCTTCTTCCAGGAGGACACAGGGGTGCGAGTGGAGTTGGCAGAAGAAGATGATGGAGAAATGGTGGCTATTAAGCTGTGGCTGAGAATTGAGGATGTGAAGAAACTCAAGGGGAAATACAAAGACAACGAAGCTATTGAGTTTTCGTTTGACCTCAACAAAGACGTCCCAGAGGATGTGGCTCAGGAGATG GTTGAGTCTGGTTATGTGTGTGACGGCGACCACAAGACCATTGCAAAGGCCATAAAGGACAGGGTGTCTCTAATTAGTCGTAAGAGAGCACAGCGACAACAG GTCCGAGAAGAtcaggagaagaggaggatagaagaagaacagcagaGTCTACTACTGCAAGCACAGCAACAAGGCCAACAGCCGGGCACAGAGATGCCTCAGTCCCAGCCTGTGCGACAGCCAGCTTCTTACGTCCCTTCACAACCAAcccaacacagcacacagattTCTGCCCAAACTCCATCTCAGCAGAGCCTTCAGAGCTCCAACTACAGCACTTCTCAATCAGTGCAACTGACTGGCATGCCACAGGGGGTCCCGTTTGTCCCCCACTCAACTGGACAACTCCCAGGGTCAGTTCAGGGTCAGAGTGTGGCCCCCATCCAGCCAGAGTCAGAGGAGCCTGAGACTGACCAACACCAACAAATACAGCATGGTGGAGGGG CTGTTCACATGGGAGACAGACCACCTgcttcctccatccatcctgaAACCCAACCTCCTCAGTCTGGAATATCATACAGCTCCCCTTCGGGTCAGCATGTGCAGCCCCAGGTGTCATGCCCGCAGACACAAAATGATcaaacgcagcagcagcagcagttgtcgGTG ATTCAACCTCAGATGCAAGGTGTTCAGCCTGAAGTTGTTCCTGTTGCACCAGGCAGCCAGCCTGTTCCAGGGGCACCTCCACAG TACGGCGTTTACTACCAACCATCGCTTCCCCCTCAG ATTCCCACCCAGCAAGTGATGATACCCCCATCTTCTCAGTCGTCCTCCccccaacagcagcaacagccagAGAGTAGCAGTACTCTACAGATCTCCAGTCTACCACAGACACAACAGCTACAG gccCCTGTGAGTGTTCCTCAGTCAGCACCAGTGGAGCAGCCTGCAGGATCCACTGCTCTGGTGCCACCATCTGTAGAAAG ctgtctgtcagaTGCAGCTTCAGGTCTTAGTGACGGCAATGATGGAAGCTCCACATCAGGAGGTCGCCATGAGGGACGCTCACTGAAGCGCCACCAGCGGCGATCTGTACGCAGCCGCTCCCGTCACGAAAAGACTGCAAGGGCCAAGCTAAATGTTCTCAGC ATCTCTAATGTGGGAGACAGAGTAGCAGAGTGTCAactggaaacacacaacaggAAGATGGTGACATTCAAGTTTGACCTTGATGGAGACAATCCGGAGGAGATTGCACAGATCATG GTACAGAGTGAGTTCATCTTGGAGAGTGAGCGAGAGTCCTTCATCGAGCAGATCCGTGAAGTCATAGAAATGGCCGACGAGAAAGGAGAGGGCATGAAGGAAGGTTTTCCGCAG ATAAGTGATCACCCGCAACAGCCCGAGCTGTCTGTTCCCATGATGCCAG GTATTTCCCCCAGCACTGCAGCCCAGGTGGTGCATTCAGCAGGACGAAGGTTCATCGTCAGCCCAGTGCCAGAGTCCCGTCTCAGAGAGCAGTTCTTTGGCGCTCCGTCTGCTAATACCTCCTTTGGAGATGAATCTGCACCAG GTCCTATGACATTGGGTCTTTCTCTATCTGCTCCAACTGGGATGCTCCAGCAGGCCTTCAGTAAAATGAGGGAGGCTCGTATAGAGAGAAGCAATACTCTTGATCCCCCTGCTGTGGAGCAAGAACCAGGCCCTGTCCAGTCCAGTGAAGCTGGAATTGGCCCAAACTCAAACCTGGCTCCTCCAGAGGTTTCTACCACAGGCACTTCTTTTCCTGCTGTACCTCTCTCATCCACTGCAACATCTTCACCACCTGCCTCAACTGGGAGAGTTTCCCCTCCACCCATCTCTGCTCAGTCCCAAACTACAGCTCCTGTCACCAGTGATCAAAGTCCAGCACCTCAGTCTTCACACGATGCAGGCCCCTCTCAGCATCCACCAGCTGCTGTCATTCCTCCCTCATCTTCCACCAtctctcctccatcagtccAGACCTCCGTCCCGGCCGTGACAGGGCCTCAGTCTTCTGTTGCTATTGTCACACCCAGTAGTACCGGTACTGTCCCTGCTACAGAGCAGCAGCCTTTTAATAGCGCTGTTTCGTCCTCTCAGCCTATGAGTTCGTCCATTCatgcaacacagcacaacacctCCCAGCCTGTCACCATTTCCTctcagccccctcctcctgcctcactACCCAGTCAGAGCCAGGTCCAGCCACAGCCAGTGGAGTCAGAAGGAGCTGACCTCCAGACCAAGACAGCTGGTAGGGATGATATCCAAGCTCTAGATAAGAAGCTACGCTCCCTCTTTAAAGACCAGAGCACCACCTCGTCCTCATCAATGGATCCCAGTCAGAACACAGGCACCTCTTCTCCTCCGGCTGGGACTGCTTCCCCTCCACCAGGAGCCGCCATGGTGCCTCCATCAAACCTTCCCCTCAGCTCTGGGGTGCAGGGTGTCCTGGGCCCCACAACCACCCCAGGACAGGGTATTACCCCTGCAGGACATGCACAGACACCTCCAACTAAACCAAGGGCACAG ACGTTACCGACTGGTTTTGATCAAGCTGCTACTCCTCCCTCTGACCTTGTTCCCCCATTTCCTGGACCAAATCAG TCACAACAGCCCCTGGGTAATTTGGATGCCGAGTTGAGGAGAGCTCTGAGTCCAGAGACTGTTCAGGGTGGTAACAGAGTtcagcctccagcagctggtttCACTCTTGGACGTTTTCAA gTATCTGTTGCCAGTGATGGCACGTCCAGCAGCATTCCAGGTCCAGCCAGCATTGTTTCCTCTTCGTCTATGACACCGtcctcttcctctacctcctcctcttcctcctcttcttcctcgtcctcctcgtcctccccctcAAGTCCAGAAAATACCCTCCACCGGTCATCCAATCTGGCCAAAGGAGTTTGTGAATTTGACGCTCTCCCAGCTGGTCCGGCCAGTCAGTCCACCACTATCGGCCGCTTCCAAGTGTCCACGAGCACTAACGCCACATCTGGGCCAACCACTGGTTCTAAAGTGGGACGTTTCTCCGTCACGG TGAccccagctccagcagcaggccCAAGTCCTTCACCTGGCTCTGGTATCCAGAACGGGCCCTCATCCTCAAACTCTGAGcctcataacacacacactcattacagTAGTGACAATGACGATGACTCTGAGGCTGAGGATGAGGCCTTGCAGAAAGAAATCAGTCGTCTCAGAGAAAA ACACATGCTGGAGATCCAGGCCTTGCAGTCCCGTCAGAAGGAGGAGATAGAGGGTCTGTTCACACGGATGGGAAAAcccccacctccctctgttTGCTCCCCTGCTGTGGCGATGGCTGGAGGTCGACGCAGGCGCAAAAGCCACAGATCTGCTCGCAGTAGTGGACAGCCCAGCCCTGTACACTCAG GATCTCCAGCCTCGGCTCAGAGTGTTCATGGTTCAGAATCCTCTCCAAAGCAAAGTCCACCCTCAGCAACAGAGACATCACAAGCAGCCAACAGATCATCCATACAGCAGCTCAGATCCTCTCCATCCATGCCCAGCCTTAGTAGTTGCTCTACAG GATCGAGTGTGACCGGCTCTATAAATGGTTCAGGCAACTGCCAGAATCACTCTGCCTCCCTGAATCAGGCTACTGGACCTACTCCTCCTGCCTCTCACACCCAGAAGGGCAAGGGCACCTTCACTGATGACCTGCACCAACTGGTAGATAACTGGGCCAGAGATGCCATCAGCCTCTCCCAGTGCAAGAGAGGGCCTAAAACTGGAACACAGGCAGCAGTGGGACATGAT ATCATTCCTCCAACCAACATGGGCCGTAAATTCTCAGCTCCAGGGTATCTCTGCCCATCACTTCCCACGCCCTCCAGCGCCACGTCCACCACCTCCACGCACCTCCCCAACCCAGCCAACCCGTCTGTCCCTTTGGGGCCTCGCAAAGGCTCTCTGGGTCCAGTCGCCCCGGGGTTTGGATACACCTCAGCCCCGTACAGCGCTCCTCAGTGGGCAGGACCCACAGGCACATGCCAGGTCGGCATACAGTACCAGCCGCCTACAACAGCCTCAGTTTCAATGCACCAAGGCTACCACCTGGGGACCACACAAGCCCCCCAGACATCAGTGAACCCCGGAGGGTCCAACCTGAGGCCTACGTAG